One window from the genome of Bacillota bacterium encodes:
- the plsY gene encoding glycerol-3-phosphate 1-O-acyltransferase PlsY: MSVSDLLLWFARDYGLALLVGYLVGGIPFGWLIAKLWKGVDLREVGSGNIGATNAYRVLGPAAGIIVFLLDTAKGSVPILLGNVFEWDGISAGIGAIVGHSFSPYLRGKGGRAVATSLGVFLALSPWASLCAFATWGVLVLLTRYVSVASVFGSLSLPLVWMWVFQTNGIVHGAALLAALWITWKHRPNFQRLRAGAEPRVNLWGRR; the protein is encoded by the coding sequence ATGTCTGTGTCTGATTTGCTGTTATGGTTTGCAAGGGATTACGGGCTGGCGCTGCTGGTCGGCTATTTGGTCGGGGGTATCCCCTTCGGCTGGTTGATTGCCAAACTGTGGAAAGGGGTCGACCTGCGCGAGGTGGGCAGCGGCAACATCGGCGCGACCAACGCCTATCGCGTGCTGGGACCGGCAGCAGGTATTATCGTCTTTCTGCTGGACACCGCTAAAGGCAGTGTGCCTATCCTGCTGGGCAACGTTTTCGAGTGGGACGGCATCTCGGCGGGTATCGGCGCGATTGTGGGGCACAGCTTTTCACCGTACCTGCGCGGGAAGGGCGGCAGGGCGGTCGCCACCAGCCTGGGAGTATTCCTCGCGCTTTCACCATGGGCATCGCTTTGTGCATTTGCCACGTGGGGCGTGCTGGTGCTTCTCACACGCTATGTGTCAGTAGCCTCTGTGTTCGGCTCTCTATCCCTGCCGCTGGTGTGGATGTGGGTTTTCCAGACGAACGGTATCGTGCATGGAGCGGCTCTGCTCGCGGCGTTGTGGATTACCTGGAAGCACCGTCCGAACTTCCAGCGGCTGCGGGCTGGCGCGGAACCACGAGTGAATCTTTGGGGGAGACGCTGA
- the amrA gene encoding AmmeMemoRadiSam system protein A: MGKGHHPYVQLAREAVEHFLRDREIIEPPPDLPPPPTEKWQGVFVSIHTADGQLRGCIGTLRPLHPDIGREIIAVALDAALKDPRFPPVDVSELHDLEYTVYVLHPPEPVQSVEELDPRVYGVIVYTEDGRRGLLLPDLPEVNTVEKQLQIACMKAGIAPGESFSLERFRADKFE; the protein is encoded by the coding sequence ATGGGGAAAGGACATCATCCATACGTGCAGCTGGCGCGTGAAGCTGTGGAGCACTTCTTGAGGGACAGGGAAATCATTGAGCCGCCTCCCGATTTGCCACCACCTCCGACAGAAAAATGGCAGGGCGTTTTCGTTTCGATACACACTGCGGATGGGCAGCTGAGGGGCTGTATCGGGACGCTGCGTCCGCTACATCCCGACATCGGCAGGGAAATCATCGCGGTCGCGCTGGATGCGGCGCTGAAGGACCCGCGCTTCCCGCCGGTGGACGTATCGGAGTTGCACGACCTGGAGTACACCGTATACGTGCTGCATCCGCCTGAACCGGTGCAATCGGTGGAGGAGCTCGACCCGCGTGTGTATGGGGTTATCGTGTACACGGAGGACGGTCGGCGGGGTCTGTTGCTGCCCGATTTGCCGGAGGTGAACACCGTCGAAAAACAGCTGCAAATCGCCTGCATGAAGGCGGGCATCGCCCCTGGCGAATCGTTCTCGTTGGAGCGGTTCAGGGCGGATAAGTTCGAGTGA